One window of the Nocardia huaxiensis genome contains the following:
- a CDS encoding NAD(P)H-binding protein, with product MRVFVAGATGAIGRPLVDQLVRAGHQVTGTSRTAEGVASLRASGADAVRLNIFDAEDVAGSTVAALEWPSGTVNIVDDEPAPGREWVPVLAAAVGAPAPAPVPGRAAWERGAANTLARGLGWQPKYPSWRTGFTA from the coding sequence ATGCGAGTGTTCGTGGCAGGAGCCACCGGTGCAATCGGGCGGCCGCTGGTGGATCAGCTGGTGCGCGCGGGTCATCAGGTAACCGGGACCTCACGCACCGCCGAGGGCGTGGCGAGCCTGCGGGCATCGGGCGCGGATGCGGTGCGGCTGAACATCTTCGACGCCGAGGATGTGGCCGGTTCGACCGTGGCCGCCCTCGAATGGCCCAGCGGCACAGTCAATATCGTCGATGACGAGCCCGCGCCCGGCCGGGAATGGGTGCCGGTCCTCGCCGCCGCGGTCGGCGCTCCGGCGCCCGCGCCGGTTCCCGGTCGTGCGGCGTGGGAGCGCGGTGCCGCCAACACACTGGCTCGTGGCCTGGGTTGGCAGCCGAAATATCCGAGCTGGCGTACGGGTTTCACCGCGTGA
- a CDS encoding acyltransferase family protein, translated as MTVDRPVATPVERAPRGGGDRYEFLDALRGLAALAVVFQHASERLWPEYFRFSQAHFGVGQFGVVVFFLVSGFIIPASLERGRSLGAFWVGRFFRLYPLYWVCLIAAMILHWVGRYDLKPIFLAAPVPNFLTNLTMAQLFIGHPDIQIVLPAWSLSYELGFYLFLSLLLIGRLNRRSVPLAVLAIALIGPGMSLPPSLVTGAGANLLTRGGVLVVTVLVAVVFARLAGDRRLGIAAMLLVFVTAPLVLNQPGPSVLTFVYFATMFVGTVLFRMTSGEITPRQGWAVFGLALCAIFATSVFLPPFFDPDSGVWVTWVKQPTTIIPAYLFVAAFLLLRGRSFPRPLLFLGRISFSLYLVHWLILEAMPRWSTSVAGIPAAWLTLGTWVICALVVATVTYRVIEKPCHELGRRAMAGIDARKRSKDTSNNGAEIAVVRH; from the coding sequence ATGACCGTCGACAGACCCGTTGCCACACCAGTTGAACGAGCGCCGCGCGGTGGGGGCGACCGGTACGAGTTCTTGGATGCGCTTCGTGGACTGGCCGCGTTGGCGGTTGTGTTTCAGCACGCGTCGGAGCGGCTCTGGCCGGAATACTTTCGGTTCTCGCAAGCACATTTCGGGGTGGGGCAGTTCGGTGTCGTCGTCTTCTTCCTCGTCAGTGGGTTCATCATTCCGGCGTCGCTGGAGCGTGGGCGGTCCCTCGGTGCGTTCTGGGTGGGCCGGTTCTTCCGGCTGTACCCGCTGTACTGGGTCTGCCTGATCGCGGCGATGATCCTGCACTGGGTTGGCCGGTACGACCTGAAGCCGATTTTCCTGGCCGCCCCGGTGCCCAATTTCCTGACGAACCTCACCATGGCGCAGCTCTTCATCGGGCACCCGGACATCCAGATAGTCCTGCCCGCATGGTCGCTGTCCTATGAGTTGGGGTTCTACCTGTTCCTGTCGCTGCTGCTGATCGGCCGGCTCAATCGTCGATCGGTGCCACTGGCTGTTCTCGCGATCGCACTGATCGGCCCGGGGATGTCCCTGCCGCCCTCGCTGGTCACCGGGGCGGGGGCGAACCTCCTCACGCGTGGCGGCGTCCTGGTCGTGACTGTCCTGGTCGCGGTGGTGTTCGCGCGTCTGGCAGGTGACCGGCGCCTGGGTATCGCCGCGATGCTGCTCGTATTCGTCACTGCCCCATTGGTTCTCAACCAGCCGGGACCATCGGTACTGACCTTCGTGTATTTCGCCACGATGTTCGTCGGCACCGTCCTTTTTCGAATGACATCGGGCGAGATCACCCCGAGGCAGGGATGGGCGGTGTTCGGACTCGCCCTCTGCGCCATCTTCGCGACCAGCGTCTTCCTCCCACCGTTCTTCGACCCGGACAGCGGTGTCTGGGTGACGTGGGTCAAGCAGCCCACCACCATCATTCCCGCCTACCTCTTCGTCGCCGCCTTTCTGCTGTTGCGCGGCCGTTCCTTCCCACGTCCCCTGCTGTTCTTGGGCCGGATCAGCTTCTCCCTCTACCTCGTGCACTGGCTGATACTCGAAGCGATGCCCCGGTGGAGTACGTCCGTCGCCGGTATTCCCGCAGCCTGGCTCACCTTGGGCACCTGGGTGATCTGTGCGCTGGTGGTCGCGACCGTCACCTACC
- a CDS encoding fibronectin type III domain-containing protein, giving the protein MSKKYLAAALLAAAAAVTVLPATAQASPSIACAYDRPCIKDLYMTDAGLYVGWDGQDSYDHYNFRWSRPGRAESQHEIRGGSAGGTTIKNAWSGTTYTVKVQGCDTDFFGSSTCTTWEERWITTP; this is encoded by the coding sequence ATGAGCAAGAAGTACCTCGCCGCGGCATTGCTGGCGGCAGCGGCGGCCGTGACCGTGCTGCCCGCGACCGCGCAGGCCAGCCCGTCCATCGCGTGTGCCTACGACCGCCCCTGCATCAAAGACCTGTACATGACGGATGCGGGACTGTATGTCGGGTGGGATGGGCAGGACAGCTACGACCACTACAACTTCCGGTGGAGCCGGCCGGGGCGGGCGGAGTCGCAGCATGAGATCCGGGGCGGCAGCGCCGGTGGAACGACCATCAAGAATGCTTGGTCGGGGACCACGTACACGGTGAAGGTGCAGGGGTGCGATACCGACTTCTTCGGGTCCTCGACCTGCACGACGTGGGAGGAGCGCTGGATCACCACGCCGTGA
- a CDS encoding isocitrate lyase/PEP mutase family protein, translating into MTSLTDKATAFLALHRPGDPVVLPTVWDAWSANVVREAGFAAITVGSHPLATSLGKPDKEGMTLLESLSRVREITAAVDIPVSVDLESGYAAKPADLIDALLEAGAIGLNLEDTVHSEGGRLRDPQEHADFIAEVRRAADTSGIHVVINARTDLFLREDGNPADRTDRAITRLHLSAQAGADVLYPVGRHDDATLRRLTSELPLPINAIGIPEISDRAQLAEAGVARISFGPFLQTYLTQQAKTVLQRW; encoded by the coding sequence ATGACTTCCCTCACCGACAAGGCCACCGCGTTCCTGGCTCTGCACCGTCCCGGCGACCCGGTGGTCCTGCCGACCGTGTGGGACGCCTGGTCGGCAAACGTGGTGCGGGAGGCAGGTTTCGCCGCCATCACCGTAGGCAGCCACCCCCTGGCCACCTCCCTCGGCAAGCCCGACAAAGAGGGCATGACCCTCCTCGAATCCCTCTCCCGAGTCCGCGAAATCACCGCGGCCGTGGACATCCCGGTCTCCGTCGATCTGGAATCCGGCTACGCCGCCAAACCCGCCGACCTCATCGACGCCCTCCTCGAAGCGGGCGCAATCGGCCTCAACCTCGAGGACACCGTCCACAGTGAAGGCGGCCGCCTCCGCGACCCCCAGGAGCACGCCGACTTCATCGCCGAAGTCCGCCGCGCCGCGGACACTTCCGGCATCCACGTAGTGATCAACGCCCGCACCGACCTCTTCCTCCGCGAGGACGGCAACCCCGCCGACCGCACCGACCGCGCCATCACCCGCCTCCACCTATCCGCCCAAGCCGGCGCCGACGTCCTCTACCCCGTAGGCCGCCACGACGACGCCACCCTCCGCCGCCTCACCTCCGAACTCCCCCTCCCCATCAACGCCATCGGCATCCCCGAAATCAGTGACCGCGCCCAGTTGGCCGAAGCCGGCGTAGCCCGAATCAGCTTCGGCCCCTTCCTCCAGACCTACCTGACCCAGCAGGCCAAAACCGTCCTGCAACGCTGGTAG
- a CDS encoding ADP-ribosyltransferase, with the protein MVDEGDEYGFDAIPLAETALAGQRADRLTDSEADVIRSYTYNSHDAINKALWGEIAMTPAIERRIRLIRSGLAKYPLESAVRVTREVEASEYDIYDADSAYALIDEDIIHHGFLSTSPRSPRRKKSW; encoded by the coding sequence GTGGTGGATGAGGGTGACGAGTACGGCTTCGACGCGATTCCGCTGGCGGAGACGGCCCTGGCGGGGCAGCGGGCCGACCGGCTCACCGACAGTGAAGCGGATGTCATTCGCTCGTACACCTACAACTCGCATGATGCCATCAACAAGGCGTTATGGGGCGAGATCGCGATGACACCGGCAATCGAGCGACGCATTCGCCTGATCAGATCGGGACTGGCGAAGTATCCGCTCGAAAGCGCGGTTCGGGTCACGAGGGAAGTCGAGGCTTCGGAGTACGACATCTACGATGCGGACTCGGCATATGCGCTGATCGATGAGGACATCATCCACCACGGCTTTCTGTCGACCTCGCCGAGGAGCCCGCGGAGAAAGAAGTCCTGGTGA